In Rickettsiales bacterium, the genomic window TTACAATGAAGGCTAAATAAAACCAGTTTGCTACATAGATGTGTGGCTCTTTGCGGTTCTTGAGTGTCATCAAGAAAACAATTAAATAAGCAACCCAAACAACGCATAACCATAAATCTGCATACCATTCTGGTTCTGCATATTCTTTACCTTGCGTTACGCCGAATAAATAGCCTAAACCTGCCATTAATATGAATGCTTGATAGCCCCAGAAGGTAAATTCTGCCCATTTATCCCCCCAAAGCCTAGCTTTTGATGTTCTTTGCACCACAAAATAACTGGTGGCAAAAAGTGCATTTCCGCCGAAAGCGAATATCACCGCTGATGTGTGAAGTGGCCTAAGCCTGCCGAATGTAAGATATTCTGCAAAATTAAGCTCAGGAAATGCCATTTGAAGTGCAATAATCAAGCCAACTAAAAAGCCTGCAACACCCCAAAATATTGTAGCGATAGTAAATTTTTTAACGATATCGTAATTATAAAAAGTTTCTTTCTGTGAAATCATTTTTTACCTATTTTTCAAAATGGTTCATAATAATAAAAATCAAAAACACGCAATTGACAAACATCAAATATGGTGAATATTTTTTTATATCTGTTCTAAATTTTTTAACAAAAAAGCCGATTCCGTAATTGCTTAAAGTCAAGGGAATGAAAGTTCCCACCCCAAAAGCAAATAGAGAGAGTGCACCTGTGATAAAATCACCACTTGAAGCTGAAGCTATAAAAGCTGCATATAAAAAAGCACAAGGCAGAAAACCCATCAAAACCCCAAAAATGAAGGAGTTATTGTGAGTTTCCTTAGATAAAATTTTACTAGAGATTTTATCTATGAAATTTGTGAATTTATTAAATGAAAATAATCTTTGAATAGAAAATATATTAAAGGCTGAAATTATCATAATTATAATTGCGAGCGATAATATTATAACTCTAGCGATTTCAAAATATTGTTCAGATATTACTGAAACTGAAACCCAGCCAACAATTCCTCCGATAAGCGAGTAAGTTAAGATTCTGCCGAAATGGTATGAGAGTAGTAAGCTGTTATAAAATCTTTTTATTTCAGAAAATTCTTTTGATGATTTATCGAAGGAAAGTTTTTTAACCGATAACGCAAAAGTAAAAGGGCTACACATCATTGAGCAATGGCTGAAACCTCCAATCAAACCAGCAATAAACATTGCAAATAAAATCCCACCTTCAAGGCTGTATGAAGGCAAACAAAATAGATTTAATGAATGGTTATGCATTTAGTAAAGTTTTACAATACTTGCTAGAGCTGCTTAACTAATAATAATCAACCCCGCAACAAGTGCGGGGTGACATTCGTAATGGTGGAGAAAGATATTATAAAACTAAAATTTATAAGTTACACCAACGCCGAATACCCATGGGTCAAGGTCAACATCACCTCTAATAGCACCATTATTGATTGATACATCAGTGTTGAGATAAATTTTCTTAACATCAAGGTTTAAGCCCCAATGCTCATCATACATAAAATCTGAACCCATTTGTAGGGCATATCCAAAGCCATCTTCATATTCAACTCTATCAAGGCCAGCACCTTTCTCAACATCATAGAAGAAGGTATAATTAACACCTGCACCAACATATGGTTTAATTGTTTCGCAGATATCAAGGTGATATTGTGCTGTTAAAGTAGGAGGCAAAACATTAACTTTTCCTAAATCAACATAAGAACCAAGCGAAGAACCTTTTGCAGACATTTCGTGTTCAGTAGTTGCAAGGATTAATTCAAATGCAAAATTTCTATTTACGAAATAAGTTATATCTAACTCTGGAACTGTATCTGGTTCAGCATTAGCAGCACCGCCAATAGAAAGTGTTGAATCAGCATCGCCAGCATTAACTTGAATTGTTCTCAACCTAACTTGCCAAGGGTTGGAATAATCATTGCTAGTTTTTTCACCAGCAAAAGCCGAAGCGGAAATTAAAGAGGAGGAAATTAGCAGAGTAGATAAAAGTTTTTTCATATTATTAAAGATTAGTTGCGAGTTACAACTAACTCATTTCAAGCGGGGTTTAATTGATAAAAATCAAGAGAATGCTTGTTTTTTTGAAACTTGATTTACAAGAATATTAATATCGTAATCAACAGATTTATTAAGTGTTTCTATAATTTTTAGATTAGAGGAGATTTCTTTTTGAAGATTATCTAAATCAGACATTAATTCTAATAAACCTATTTTTTCTCCAACAACTCTGGAGCTTTCAACCTTCCCCATAACTTTAGTAACCTGCAAGCCAGAAGATAACATTTTTATATTAGAATAATCAGATTGAAATTTTTTTAGTAATCTTGAAACTTGGGAAAGGCTTGCAATTGCTTGTTCAAAGTAAGATTTTTCAATTTTTTCAAGTAGCTCAACTTCTATAATTTTTGAATTATCTTTTTCAGTTTCTGTTCTAAAAACTTGTAAAATTTCTTTCTGCACTAAAGTTGTAGAAACTAAGAATAACGCGTTATTTATTGAGTTAAAGACCTCTTGTGCGGAATCAAGAAATGAAATTATGCCCTTTTTAATTTCATTTGTAATTGAGTTATAATTATTCGCAATTACTGCAATGGTCTTACCTTCATCACCTAATTGTGCTGATTTTACTTGAAGGTTGAGCGGAATATAAGCCCCTCTTTGATACATCGTAAAAACATTTTTTGAATTTGAAAGTAAAGAGTTTGCAGATTTTATAACTTCTTCAAACCTAATAATTGCATCATCATTTGGAATGTTTAAGTTTGTATTGCGAGATTTAGTTTCAGCCGCAAGTGCTATAGCCATAAAATCTTCATAGCAAGAAAAACCAAACTCTTTAAGTTTGACTAATAAAATATTAGCAGATTTTTCAGGTGATAATTTTTCTGAAAATTCAATCTCAAGTAAATTTTTATATTCAGTTTTTATAATATCAAAAATCGCACTGCTTGGCTTTAGCCTAACAGAGAGGAAACCACCATCAACTGGTGTTACAATTGCAAAAACCCAGTAAAATTTGCCATCTTTTGCTTTGTTTTTTACATAAGCACCAATGGGCTTACCAGATTTTATGGTTTTCCAAAGTAACCAAAAAACCGCTTTTGGCATATCTTGGTGGCGAATAATATTGTGAGGTTTTTTAATTAATTCTGCCCATGAATATTGGCTAATACGCTGAAAAACATCATTTCCTGAGAGGATAATCCCTCGTTCATCAGTTCTTGAAAAAAATAATTCGTCAAAAGAAAATGGAGCTTCAAGATTATTCATTTTTATAAATTTAGGTAAAAACTTTGTATTATAATGTTTTTGAGTTGATTATTAATTGACCAAAATCAAGAATTTGATATTTATTCGTTAATAATATTATTATTGTTATGAACTTATTTGATAATGATTTATTTTCTGAAATTTCTTCCGATACAAAATTAAAATTTGAAAAGGCGGCAATTACGAAAGCTTGTAAAAAGGGTGAAATCATTTTTTTGCAAGAAGAAGATGCAAAATATTTTTATATAGTGAAATCTGGTTGGATTAAGCTATTTAGGGAAACTATAGATGGTGAAGAAGCAATTGTTGATGTTGTAACGGAAGGCCATATTTTTGGAAACCACTCTGCGTTTGATGAGCTAAAATATTCTTATAGTGCTGAAGCGGTTGAAAATGCAATTTTATATCAAATTCCAATTAGTTTAATAATTGATAATGTTTCATTGGATCAAAAATTTGCACTGAATTTTATTAAATTAATTTCAACCAAGCAAAAGAAAAATAGAAGGGAGATTGAGCATTTAACGGTGCAAACCGCTCCACAAAGAATAGGTTGTTTTTTGCTAAGGCTTTGTAATAAAAAAGATAATAAAAATGTTAAATTATTCCTGCCTTATGATAAATCTTTAATTGCCTCTAGGCTTGGAATGAAAGCGGAAACTTTCTCAAGGGCATTAACTAAGTTAAAAGAGGAAACTGGTATAATTATCAATGGCCCTTCAGTTATTATCCCCGATGTTTCAAGGCTTTCAACATATACTTGTAATGCTTGCTCTGATATTTACCCTTGCGAAGATGTTAAAGTTTAAGAACATTGCCTAATGCTTAAGCATTACTGGAATATTAGCATTTGCTAGGATAAATTTTGTTGCACCGCCTAAAACAATTTGCCTCATTTTGCTGTGAGTATAAGCCCCCATAACGATAAGATTTGCATTTCTTTTTTCAGCTTCGCTAAGAATTTCATCACCAACGCAACGATGAACTTTTGCAATATTTTTATGAATTGCAGTTATGTTATAGGTTGCTAAATAATCAAGCAAATCTTTAACTGATGACATATCTTTTTGTGATTCATCAATGGTTAAAATTACGATCTCTTTTGCTTTCTCTAAAAATGGAATTGCAGTTTTTACAGCCCCTGAAGCTCTAAAGCTTCCATCCCAAGCTATAATAATTCTTTCCATTCCAGAATAAACTTGGTTTTCGGGCATTAAAATAACAGGTCTACTAGTTTCAAAAAGGGCAGTTGCAACTACATTTTCAAAATCAATGCTGAATCTATCTATATCTTTATAGCACATAATAATATCAGTAAATTTGCCCCAATAAGCTACTATTTCTTTAGGATTGCCAATCTCTGAGCTAAATTTTAATTTACTAAAATTATGCTTATCAAAACTTTCTTTTATTTTATTTTGTGCAAGTTTTATATCTCTTTGAACGCTCTCTAAATATTTAGCATAAAGCCCCATAGTGCCTTCGCCTAAGTAATTTGAGATGGAGGGAACATCAGCCTCAGGGCAGAGCGTTAAGCATTTTGCGTTAAGGGAAAATTCCTCAGCTAAAGAATCAGCAAAAAATAAACTATCTAATTCCTGCTTCTCGCCAGCATATAAAACTGAAAGATTTTTTGGATTAGGCATAGATAATAGATTTTGATTTGGAATAATAGTAAATCAAAACCTAAAAAATATAATTGATTTTAATCAATAGTGTGGGGGTTATTTTTCCAATCAAAACTTGGTTTATTTACCCCTAAAGCAAGTTTTTTTAGCCGCTTTTATTATGTCTGCTACTTGCGGTAGGGCGAGTTTTTCAAGGTTGGCAGCGTAGGGTAGGGGAACATCAACCCCGCATACTCTTTCAACTGGTGCGTCTAGATAGTCAAATGCTTCTTCCATAATGGTTGAAGAAATTTCACTCGCAACGCCTGCAAAAGGCCAGCCTTCCTCAACGGAAACAAGGCGAGAGGTTTTCTTAACTGAGTTTATAATAGTTTCTTTATCTAGTGGGCGGATTGTTCTTAAATCTATAACTTCCGCAGAAATACCATCTTTTGCAAGTTCTTCAGCAGCTAGAAGTGCATTATCAACTTGCAGAGAAAACGCTGTGATTGTAACATCTGAGCCTTTTCTAACAATAGCTGCCTTGCCAATTTCAACAACAAAATCGCCTGAGTTGAATATTTCTTCCTCTGGAATGTCATAAGATTTTCCATAGGAAATTTCATTTTCCAAGAAAATTACAGGGTTAGGGTTTCTAATTGCTGCTTTGAGCAAACCCTTTGCAGAAGCCGAATCCCAAGGGGCAAGCACAATAAGCCCAGGGCAGTGGGCATACCAAGAGGCATAACACTGACTGTGTTGCGCACCCACACGAGCGGCTGCGCCATTAGGCCCTCTAAATACAATCGGGCAACGAACTTGACCGCCACTCATATAATTTGTTTTTGCTGCTGAATTGATAATTTGATCAATCGCTTGCATTCCAAAATTCCAAGTCATAAACTCCACAACTGGCTTTAAGCCTGCCATTGCAGAGCCAACTGCTATACCTGCAAAGCCGTGTTCAGTAATTGGGGTATCAATAACTCTTTTTTCACCAAATTCTTGAAGTAAACCTTCTGTAACCTTGTAAGCGCCTTGATATTCGGCAACTTCCTCACCCATAACATAAACATCTTTATCGCGACGCATTTCTTCAGCCATTGCATCTCTTAAAGCTACTCTAACGGTTTGTTTTGGCATAGTTTTATTTGTTAAATTTTAGTGATATTTATAATATTTAATAAGAAAATGAAAGATAAAAATTTAAGAAGAAAACCCCTCATTTATTACATTTTCGCAATGTTTGCTGAGTTCTTTGCGACAACCAAAATCAGAAAATTTAACACCTTGGTGATAAATCAGCTTAACTTCTGCACCCTTAACGCCAAGCAAATTCCAGAAATGTGGAAGGAATTTCATATCACCATACCAAGCAATTTTATCAAGGTTTTTAGCATCTGCTGGCATTCCATCAATTTTAGTATAAACGATTGAAATTGGCTGAACGCATATATTTTTATCATCATCACGGGTGCTGGTTTCCTCATCTAAATTGGGTTCTGCAACGCTAAAAAGTGAGGTTTTGAATGGCAAAACCTTAGTGCCATCATTCGTTGTGCCTTCTGGGAAAAGAACAATGCTATCACCTGATTTTATAATATCTTGAATGGTTTCCTTCTGTTCAAGCGATCGCAAAGCATCTCTTTGAATATAAACTGGTAAAGAAAGATTAACCAAAACATTGATAATCGGCCATTTTGAAACTTCAATTTTTGGCGTATATCTAGCAGAAATTTTTGAGCCAAGCACTATAATATCTAAGTAAGATGTATGGTTGGAAACATATAGAACTGAATCATCTGGCAGGTTTTCAAAGCCCTGTTCGTGAACTTTAACGCCAAATATTTTTAGA contains:
- a CDS encoding pyruvate dehydrogenase complex E1 component subunit beta encodes the protein MPKQTVRVALRDAMAEEMRRDKDVYVMGEEVAEYQGAYKVTEGLLQEFGEKRVIDTPITEHGFAGIAVGSAMAGLKPVVEFMTWNFGMQAIDQIINSAAKTNYMSGGQVRCPIVFRGPNGAAARVGAQHSQCYASWYAHCPGLIVLAPWDSASAKGLLKAAIRNPNPVIFLENEISYGKSYDIPEEEIFNSGDFVVEIGKAAIVRKGSDVTITAFSLQVDNALLAAEELAKDGISAEVIDLRTIRPLDKETIINSVKKTSRLVSVEEGWPFAGVASEISSTIMEEAFDYLDAPVERVCGVDVPLPYAANLEKLALPQVADIIKAAKKTCFRGK
- a CDS encoding PAS domain-containing protein; the protein is MNNLEAPFSFDELFFSRTDERGIILSGNDVFQRISQYSWAELIKKPHNIIRHQDMPKAVFWLLWKTIKSGKPIGAYVKNKAKDGKFYWVFAIVTPVDGGFLSVRLKPSSAIFDIIKTEYKNLLEIEFSEKLSPEKSANILLVKLKEFGFSCYEDFMAIALAAETKSRNTNLNIPNDDAIIRFEEVIKSANSLLSNSKNVFTMYQRGAYIPLNLQVKSAQLGDEGKTIAVIANNYNSITNEIKKGIISFLDSAQEVFNSINNALFLVSTTLVQKEILQVFRTETEKDNSKIIEVELLEKIEKSYFEQAIASLSQVSRLLKKFQSDYSNIKMLSSGLQVTKVMGKVESSRVVGEKIGLLELMSDLDNLQKEISSNLKIIETLNKSVDYDINILVNQVSKKQAFS
- a CDS encoding Crp/Fnr family transcriptional regulator is translated as MNLFDNDLFSEISSDTKLKFEKAAITKACKKGEIIFLQEEDAKYFYIVKSGWIKLFRETIDGEEAIVDVVTEGHIFGNHSAFDELKYSYSAEAVENAILYQIPISLIIDNVSLDQKFALNFIKLISTKQKKNRREIEHLTVQTAPQRIGCFLLRLCNKKDNKNVKLFLPYDKSLIASRLGMKAETFSRALTKLKEETGIIINGPSVIIPDVSRLSTYTCNACSDIYPCEDVKV
- a CDS encoding sulfite exporter TauE/SafE family protein — translated: MHNHSLNLFCLPSYSLEGGILFAMFIAGLIGGFSHCSMMCSPFTFALSVKKLSFDKSSKEFSEIKRFYNSLLLSYHFGRILTYSLIGGIVGWVSVSVISEQYFEIARVIILSLAIIIMIISAFNIFSIQRLFSFNKFTNFIDKISSKILSKETHNNSFIFGVLMGFLPCAFLYAAFIASASSGDFITGALSLFAFGVGTFIPLTLSNYGIGFFVKKFRTDIKKYSPYLMFVNCVFLIFIIMNHFEK
- a CDS encoding OmpW family outer membrane protein translates to MKKLLSTLLISSSLISASAFAGEKTSNDYSNPWQVRLRTIQVNAGDADSTLSIGGAANAEPDTVPELDITYFVNRNFAFELILATTEHEMSAKGSSLGSYVDLGKVNVLPPTLTAQYHLDICETIKPYVGAGVNYTFFYDVEKGAGLDRVEYEDGFGYALQMGSDFMYDEHWGLNLDVKKIYLNTDVSINNGAIRGDVDLDPWVFGVGVTYKF
- a CDS encoding universal stress protein, whose translation is MPNPKNLSVLYAGEKQELDSLFFADSLAEEFSLNAKCLTLCPEADVPSISNYLGEGTMGLYAKYLESVQRDIKLAQNKIKESFDKHNFSKLKFSSEIGNPKEIVAYWGKFTDIIMCYKDIDRFSIDFENVVATALFETSRPVILMPENQVYSGMERIIIAWDGSFRASGAVKTAIPFLEKAKEIVILTIDESQKDMSSVKDLLDYLATYNITAIHKNIAKVHRCVGDEILSEAEKRNANLIVMGAYTHSKMRQIVLGGATKFILANANIPVMLKH
- a CDS encoding lysophospholipid acyltransferase family protein, with product MHNFRASIKFILFVSFTILCLLIGGFTYRISVPTHEKLLKFYFNFVLKIFGVKVHEQGFENLPDDSVLYVSNHTSYLDIIVLGSKISARYTPKIEVSKWPIINVLVNLSLPVYIQRDALRSLEQKETIQDIIKSGDSIVLFPEGTTNDGTKVLPFKTSLFSVAEPNLDEETSTRDDDKNICVQPISIVYTKIDGMPADAKNLDKIAWYGDMKFLPHFWNLLGVKGAEVKLIYHQGVKFSDFGCRKELSKHCENVINEGFSS